In a genomic window of Trachemys scripta elegans isolate TJP31775 chromosome 12, CAS_Tse_1.0, whole genome shotgun sequence:
- the LOC117886081 gene encoding olfactory receptor 14C36-like has product MSNQTTLTEFLLLGFSDVRELQILHFVVFLVIYLAALVGNLVIIMAVVFNHQLHTPMYFFLGNLSFLDICYISVTVPKSMANSLTNTRLISFSGCVAQVFLVLTLAFAEMILLVVMAYDRYVAICRPLHYRVIMNKTMCAQMASGCWISAVLYSVMHTSNTFRLSFCRSDVIGQFFCDIPQLLKISCYDTSANEILVIVCVLFFGFLFVVSIFVSYIQIFSMILRIPSAQGKYKAFSTCLPHLIVFSLFMSTTMFTYMRPKSMSSLYQDLLAAVFYSVVPPLLNPMIYSLRNKEIKDALGKMLLRIVWIKNSS; this is encoded by the coding sequence ATGTCCAACCAAACCACCCTGACCGAGTTTCTTCTCCTGGGATTTTCTGATGTCCGGGAGCTGCAGATTCTACATTTTGTGGTATTTCTAGTCATTTACCTGGCAGCCCTGGTGGGGAATCTGGTCATCATCATGGCTGTAGTCTTCAACCACCaacttcacacccccatgtacttcttccttgGAAACTTGTCCTTCCTAGATATCTGCTACATCTCTGTCACAGTCCCTAAATCCATGGCCAATTCCTTAACCAACACCAGATTGATCTCTTTCTCTGGTTGTGTTGCCCAAGTCTTTTTGGTTCTCACCTTAGCTTTTGCAGAAATGATTCTTCTCGTGGTCATGGCGTATGACCGCTATGTTGCTATCTGTCGTCCCCTACATTACAGGGTGATCATGAACAAGACAATGTGTGCCCAGATGGCATCTGGGTGCTGGATCAGTGCTGTCCTCTATTCAGTGATGCACACGAGTAACACATTTAGGTTATCTTTCTGCCGCTCTGATGTTATTGGACAGTTCTTCTGCGATATCCCACAGCTACTAAAGATCTCTTGCTACGATACATCAGCTAATGAAATTTTGGTTATtgtctgtgttttattttttggtttcctTTTTGTTGTTTCAATATTTGTATCCTATATTCAGATCTTCTCCATGATTCTAAGAATCCCTTCCGCACAGGGCAAAtacaaagccttctccacctgcctgcCCCACCTGATTGTATTTTCGTTATTTATGAGCACCACAATGTTCACCTACATGAGACCAAAGTCAATGTCCTCACTGTATCaggacctgctggctgctgtgTTTTACTCTGTGGTGCCACCACTGTTGAATCCGATGATTTATAGCCTGAGAAATAAGGAGATAAAAGATGCCCTGGGGAAAATGCTACTCAGGATAGTCTGGATCAAAAATTCATCATGA